The Anabas testudineus chromosome 5, fAnaTes1.2, whole genome shotgun sequence region TATTACTGTGCATTCAGTCTAGAGCTCTGTCAGACTGACAATTCGCGTTAATTCGACTAATTTCCCAAATGTCTTCATCCCTGTTATCAAGCTAAAAACTAGGAAACTAGTTTTTAAAGCTCAGAAGAGAATTGCGCTCATGCTGATCCTGTGGGAGTAAAGCTCAGTTTAACCCTGACACTCTGTTATTATATTAAACTAATAATCAGCTCGGAGAGACAGAGGCCATTTAAATAGGTCTCAGGGTCACTTGACGAGGCAATGAGGGACTATAACAACCAGCACCACCTTGTGGCCATAAAGGACAACGCGACCAGCGATCAACCACAGTGGAGACGAGGTGCAGGAAGTCGCTTCATCAGTAATTCAGAGGTGACTGATGCTCCTGACCTGTAGCTGACACCTCAACAACTACCAAGACAACTTAAAGCAGTTGAACTCAGCAGTTTTTACTTTTCGCTGAAgatattttccctttttattgtAGGACAAGCAGTGGCCCAGTGGTTCACAGGGGTGTGTCAGCTTGCACAATACTAAGAacaagaaactgaagcagctaaatggttatttgtcatatttaaatgccacagtgacatttcaaatgtgATTAATGAACTCCTGTTGAGGGTGCATCAAGTTTTGAGAGTAATGTGcccaaaacattttgttcattgACAACAGGCAAAAATTACAAACGTAAAAATGAATATTGTAAAATTCCTTTCATTGTATCTTCAGTGTCACTTGTCAGATGAGTATCACATCCAGTCAAAGCGCCTAAGCCTCTGCACGTGGAATTCTCTTTTAAAGCAGACTTAAAACAGACCAAATGTCATCCTGCAATAAAACAACTGCTCCAGCGTACGTTAAGggtcaagaagaagaagtccTGCATAAGCTATTATGGTCCTTACAGAGCTGTGTTCCCAACGTCATGCTGAAGTAAAGGTCTGCGATCAGGCTacatgaggaaacaaaaaaacctgTGGCAAGTTCAGCAAGATGTGCAACAATCTGTAAGCCGGGTCCTCAAAAAACCTGTGCTCAACTGTAGTGAGGGGATCAGGGATCAGGTGCTGGCAACAACAAatgctgattttatttatatttttaattcgTATCACTGCACTATGTATAAAGTTGATATATGACATTAGTTCTTACTTTACTAAAATGTTGGATCTGCAATTAGAGGAAAGCAACAAAGCTTGAGTCAGTGGCAAGCCTAAATCTAGTTTCATTTCACACTAAAGttagctttttatttacacacCTTACACTTCACCAGTTAAATGGAACAATGAAGAAAAGTAGGTatgtaaaacaacaataacagttaCACCTGGAGTGTCTAAGAAGCGTCctgtttaaaaacatatttgtttcaGATTTGTTAAACCACAAAAGACTAATACCCAATGTTACATGTTTCAGTTTAGtgaaaaatactaaatataactTTTATGTTGCCGTTTCAAGTAACTGTATTAAACTACAGCATATATATCAGATAAAAGTCTTACCCTGAGATGATGGAATACTGTCACCGTAGGCAAaaagcaagaaataaaaagagataaTAAGAGATACCAAGCCTACTTTTGCGACATATTTAAAGGTAAACATCACTCCAAaatgaaatacacatttcacaATATGATAATTTTACAATACTTCATTTAGTGAGGATGTAGTTTGTGTAAAGTCACCTGGTACACTAACAGTTCATCAGCCCCATTTTCAAGACAGTAGCAAACAATTGATTTGTATTTGTCCACTGTGAGAGCCAGCTGAATCAAAGCGTGGACACGGTCCAGAGTGCTCTGTCTCGATTTAATCCGTTTTCCAGGATCATCTGGCAGAAATCCTGGATATCACTTCAGAGAATAAAAGGAGCAAGTACATGAAAAATGGATACATAAGGAGAAATTTTATTACCGAACTTTGAGActgagacagaataaaaaacaggaaTGTAACAAACTACTGTGATTCTTTAAACTGTTTCTTATCTGTCTAACAGTGAGATCTCTGTTATTTTAAgtccataaaaacatgaaaactctCCTGCTTGTAAAAACACACGTTCTATGCAGTGACTTCTGAgggaacatactgtacagctgaGTGCAACCAAGCAATGCACACACATCTATTTCTTTTTCGCCCACTGTGTACAAGTCTTCAgatgtttgtaaaatgttgtataGTGCGCCTTTAAGACATGTTACTCAGACCAGGGGTTATGGCAACACAGCATATTTCTCTTAATGATGCACAGACCTTTGATCAACCCTGGTAAGTAAGCAGCAGTTAAAGCCTGGCTCACAagcatcatttattcatttattatttcagggGTTTCATTGGCATGGTTGGCATTCAGCAAATTTCCTGTGGAAGGTTCTGGCCGGACCGTAGCCACACATGTACACTGACGTGAGCAGCAAACACAGAACTAACTTGGTACAACATGAAACAGCACAGTGTGTCCTGCCATAACAGTGGGATTATGGACAGTTGGCTATGGTGTGTATGGTACATATGTGCTTCTACATACTGCTGATTATGTGTTTTATAAACGTAACCAGTGCACAACTGTTGCTCATCTGTCCTCTTGCAGAAGCTGAAGTCTGTCCTCCCCATAGTAAGGGCGATGGTGTCCAGTATCAATAGCATCACAGTCATCTGTCAAAAACACCAGATCCTGCCAATACAAATAAAGTGGTCAGGccagcatgaaaacaacaagGCTTCAGTCAAAAACCCTGCAGACTTTAGGGATGTTCTCACCCGATAACAAATCCTGGTGATTATTCTGTACAAGTTCTGGATTTTCCGTTTGAGGATCACCATCCTGGGACGCTCTCTGCACTGTTGGCTGGGGTGGTTTAGCACCACATAGAGGAAGTCACGGAGTTTGGCGGTGACGCACGAGTTCTAAAGAGACGACACAGATCTTTTCAAACGAAGATCCGACACAGCTGTGTCACCACCTAAAACTGATCACACATCTGTTACTGAACTGCTCTCAGAGTGATCaccctgttttgttttgtttttttttttgaatgtcCTGTAATTCTCATTTTACGCACCGCTGAAGTtctcacagaaacaaaaatggcTGGAATTCAATTTCAAAGTCAAATGTGGTTGTTGGTGACAACATGTGATCAAGGGTCCCTCTATGTTTTCCACATATTATATGCAtcacttcattgtttttttttttttacttacatgCACATTAAGGAAGATCGGAGGTAGGATTTCAGCACACGACTTCTGCAACCCAACAAACGGTATCGTTAGAATATGAAATACGCAGTGGCCACATTGCTTTACCTAAAATTGCCCGTGACAATAAAGGTCATAAAATGCTTACCGTGAGGTGGTACGTGTGTATTTTATCCAGCAGCACCATGATTTCTTGGCTCAGGCCTAACGCTCTGGAATAGCAGGTCGGAGGCGCGCAGTCTGACAGCAACACCGAGCTGAAGAAACACAGGAGCGCGGCGAGTCCCAGCCTCATGTCGGACAGTAACACGGTGCAGTAGCCTGTACAGTCGACGCTGTTTTGGGGGAGTAAGGACCAGGACTTGCTGCAGTTATAAATATggagtgggagaaaaaaaaaaaaaaaacgaagagCGATGACGTGGAAGCGCAAAAATATTTGGAGTCTGATGGGTTTCAGAGATCAAATCAGTGCTGTGTTCAGGGGGGCTCCGCATACGAGAAGTGACTGATCTCCCAGCAAGAACACAGCCAGACAGTTTTGACACATCCCCAAGTCAGATTTGTGGCCTGTCCATTCCTAAAAGCCGCATATGAATATTATCCATCACCGTCAAGCGCACATGTCaacaagaaaaaggaaaaggtcAGAGGAAGGTCTGACTTGTAAGCATGAGGTACATTAAGGGGAGTCGAAGGGCAGCTGGAAACTTTAAAATTGCTCATCCATTTTACCTGCTGCATGGGAAGGAACGTTTTTAGGATGTTCCCTCAGTGTGGAGAGGTTCACACTCCTAACAtccacacaacaaaacactgaagcagCATCTGTAGTCTGGATCAGTTTGGGATGTTTACTCTGGTCTGCCCCCGGCTCCCCCACATTGTTGATGTGCAGTTATTTGAGAAGATGTGAGCTCTTCCCAACATTAAACAATGAGAAGAAGTAACTGGAAACAGTCAGCTGCCTTTACTTCAAAACAAAGTCTGATGCCACGTACATTTATACAGGAACAAAGCTACATGTTAGTGTTTGTATATACACACGTATAAAACCTTGCACAACAGTGTGTGCTAACTCAAGGTAGGTTTGTTGGAGCCACTGAGCCTTTCTTCAGATTGAGGAaattcctctttcttttcctcttgaaCACATCCACAGAGTCTGGTGATTCGTGTGCATCCCGAAACACAAACAACCTTTCCCCGTCAGCAGGGCCGCCCAGTGCCGTGCTGACAGACGCTGGAGTCGTGTGTTCCTCTGCTGAGCTGTGTAATGCTTCATCCACTGTGTCCACAACTCTTTCTTTGGCTGTGTCACACTTCAGACAATCGAAAGCTCCGTTTTCAGCCATGGTTGATTTGTAAACAGGCCCCTGTGCATTGGTaaaacttttctcttttcctttctcttcaaCCAGCAGTGCTGCATCAACTCCTGGACTCAGGAGGCAGGACCTGGGGAGCAGTTTTTCCATCAGATTTTGCCTCTTTTCCTGGAAGCTGTGTGATTGGGAGGACAAAGGAGCTGTTGTTAGTGGGACTGGAGTGTTAAAGTGCTTACCTCATGCATGTGGTCAGTGCAACCCAGTCATGTAACTCCTCTGATGAAAGGTGCGTTTCACTTCAATAAAGGATCTGTCTGTGATGGTGATGAACACTGAACTACAAATTAGTCTTCACATCAAGTCTTTATATGGCAGTGACAGCAAAAAGGCAGACAAGTGTTAAACTCACCTCTCGCTTTCCACAGTGCAGCTCAGCATAGTTTGCATATTTGTATGCACCACGTCTTCCCGAAGTTTGGCTGGAAGAAGTCGAGCAGATCCCACAGCACACCTGGTCAAGAAAGTAATCAGCTTATTTTGAAACTGAAGCATCTGGTCTCTGATCGCATTAGATATagatttaaatatgtttgtttttattcattatataataataaaaaacacttcctGAAGCCCCTCCCACAAGCTGATGAGCACTGCATAGCTTGATAATTTTATGCATCTgtccagttttattttcaatttcaattcaatttgtatagcgccacatcacaacaaaagtcaacacaaggcactttacagtgtttaaggtttaagaccttacaaaatataaatgtatacagaaaacccaacagccCCACTTtagcagcactaggcaacagtggagaggaaaaactccttttaatggaagaaacctccagcagaaccaggctcagggtgggcggccatctgcctcgaccagttggggtgagtggaaagaggagagagaaaagaacagcaggaaacaaaaaacaacaacaagaacaagcagcaaaaacattgggtAGCTCGGTcggaccagtaactgcactctggaaatcTACAGCTGAATCCAAGGTCGAGTAAATCTGCACTTTATCAGAAAAGTACAGATAAAGGAcgagacagagaagaggaagcacaactatgggATAGAGAAATGACAAAGTTGATGACATGCAaaggtagcatttgaatggatagatgagaagagaggatgagagaggagcttagtgtatcagtagaggtcccccagcagactaacctatagaagcataactaagagatggttcagagtcacctgatccatctctaactataagctttataaaaaaggaaagttttaagtgtagtcttaaatgtagagagggtgtctgcctccagaacctgaactagGAGCtagttccacaggagaggagctgatagctaaaagctctgcctcccattctacatctggaaactctaggaacctcaagtaaacctgcagtctgagaataaagagttctgctgggaaaatatggaactatgagatTTTTGACATAGGGTGGAGctttgattattaagtgctttatatgtgaggaaaagtcggtgaagattctcagtcgtccaggtgaagttatctggaagctgagtcatggcaactggacttctttcttgttaggttgaaacgtttcactactcatccaagtagcttcttccATCCTCCAGATGTGAGAAAAGGGTTTgaaactctattctggattttacagggagctaaCAAAGAGAGAAACGAAAGTAGGGAAAATATGATCTcttttgctattttattttataagtgCCTCTTTAAGCAGCACGACAGTTTTCAACTTCGTTTGGAAAATGGTCAATCGGCCTTTAAATTGATAAGCATAAATTAGAAAACACCACAACGTCCCATTGGAACGCAGGCCTCATGTTTGCTCATAGCAGGTCTCTGAACACTTGCAATATTCTGTATTTCCAGCCGTAGCAAGAGAAGTTGGTCCTTCCAAATCCGTGATTTCCAGGATATTGCATCTTTATGTCACAAACCTTATACAAGTCTCTCAAGAAAGCTGGTCGTCCACGAAAGACAAATACAAGAGAGGACAGGATGATACAGAGAATGTCAATGGCCAATGGGTTCAACACTGCAGGTGGAATAGCTCGCCAGTTCAGGGGCAGGGTAAGGATCTGTCTCATCATACAGTGTGTCGATGTTTAAGGGCATGTGGACTGAAAGCCCACTCTGCAGAGACCAAACCTCTCGTTAGCAGAAAGAATGAAATACCAGGACTAATCTTTGCTGAGGAACATGTTGTGTGAACAGAGGAGAATTGGTCCAATGTTCACTTTAGTGATGAAAGCAAGTTGAATTCATTTGGGTCTAATGGTAAACATTATGTCCGTAGACCTGGGGAAAGACTGAACCCAAAGTGTGTAAAGAAGTCAATGAGGAAGACGTGTCATGGTTTGGGGAaagttttctgcagcaggagttGCGCCTCTTACACAGCTACATGGCAGAgtgaatacaaatatttatcagAACCTTCAACAACACGCAGTTCCTTCCCTGCATTCGACACCCATTCAGCTAACAATTTTCATACATGACAATGCCCCCCGTCACACAGCCAGACGAGTAAAGCCGTTCCTTGAgctgaaaacagtaaaataataaaacgtCCAGCCCAGAGTCCTGATCTAAACCCAACAGAAATCTTTCTGGAAAATCCTTGGCAACAATGTTGTGGCCAAGAAACCCACTGTAGTCCCAGAAGTATGGAAACCACAGGAAGGAGAGTGGAGCAAAATTATTCCAGAGCAGCGTGAGAGACTAGTGTCCTGTGGCTGCAGGTGTGCTGAAGTCAAAGCAAGGGCCTGTATGCTACCTAGTAATTGTTGGCTGTCGTAACCttcagaaaatgttgtagtAATCTTTCTCAGTGCTACAGTCAATGctgttctctaattttgatcattgtgttttctgcaaaaaaaaaaaagtttttttgttgaagtgctttggttattttgtaaaacactgttCTAGTAGCATGGTACAGCCAACAAAACAATCCTTCAAATGTTGAGCAATGAAAATGACATTATTTATGAAAAGTGTTCATAAATTGTTATCCAATTTCAATCTCCAATGTACACTTAAAAGAggagaaatagaaaagaaagattTATTCATTCCAATCTGAAAACAGCTCAGATCCAAAGAGACTTCATGCATGAAAAATCATTCACCAGTAGAGCAATTCAAACTCGTGTGCATGTTCCAGTGTATCAAAGAAGACAGGGAAACTAAATGATGAGCACAATCGTTTATCTCACAATCTTGGCTCAGGGCAAATCACCCTCgtggaaatgtgttttagcCAGCTGCTCTggaaatgctgcttttattaaatCAGTGACTTTACTAAGAAAAATACCTCCTTTAAATTCCAGAGACTCTGCCTGCATACTTCATGTTTTCTGATGGATTTTATGgattttatgacatttttagTGCTATTTAATTAGTAAGTGGAAGCCCCGGTGAGTGATTAATGTGGggatatgtgtgtatttgtgcagaaagaaattcaacaaaaaTGTCCATTTGTGGCTCTTTTTGTTTAAAACTTCTAAATAAAGATCTTATTAAGTAAAGGTAAAATTGTGCCCAACAGACAGACCATTACCCTCATTCTTACCCTGCGTGTTCATGCTCTGCAGATGATGAAATAGGGTGCTGTTTGGGGCAGAGGGCATCAGTGACGGAAAGTAGTTCGCTTTCAGGTAGGGTGGGGAGGAGGAGACGAAGAGTCTCCAGGAGAACATCAGCAGGCACTTGGCTCTGCTTCACCAGCCGAGATGCAAACTCCAGATCCTGAAACAAAGAGCAGGGCACAAAGCCACCTCTACTTTCACTGGCATATACAAAGAAATGTGGATGCCCTGGTATTTTCCTATGCCAGTAATATGTTTGTATTAAAGATATTTCTGGTAAAACACTTTGAAAGAGGTATGACCTGGTCACAGTTTGCATAAAGTCTCTTGAGCTccatttgttcttttaaatcTTGTGTGGCTTGATAGTTGGCAGTCATTTCTAGCAACCTGAAAACACCCGAGAGTTTCAACACTGTAGAACTTAATGGCCTGTTTCAACCCACAAAATTCCTCATAACTGCTGAGATAATGCTGACATGACAGCTCACCTCCTGGCCAACAATATGATGAACTCATCACACTTGTAGAGTGCCTCCTGGAGAATGGACACCATCCTGCaatcctgctgcagctgaaacactTCATCATCCTCCCCCTCATCACAGTCATCTTGGagtgttttatttgaagcaACTTTAGACACCTCCGCGTCGTCCAACTTTGTCCTCTCCTTCTGCAGCTGTTGCGCTGCTTCCTCTAGGCCCTGCAGTGAGATTTAAATGAACTCTTAAATAAAGATATAGTACAGTATACTTTCAATGTATataagtgaaagtgaaaaataaatattgtataataaatatacaacTATATATTAATCTGAAGCGTAATATGTGTGTCAAAGCACACAAGCAGTCTGTTGTATTGGTACAACTCATGCACTCATGTGCCTACCAAGCAGTAGCTCTGTATACTCTGGGCCATTTCTTGTCTCTCTAggccttttctctctctcagaagTTGAATTAGCATGCTGTGCAGGGTGACCATCGCTCTGGAGGTCTCCAAGACTTTGCTCCTTCTCTCAGCCTTCTGGTAGTGGATGGCAGCCATCTGTATTGCCAAGTTGTTGGCCTGAGAGCACAgatcattctctctctcttcacgCATCTCCTCTAATACCTGGCAATATATGAGAAATATGAAATTAAAGCACTTGCTGCACTTTAAAATGGAATAGATTAAAGGTACTCAGAGTGAcatctttctttcatctttcaccTTGCTCATGACACCACTCTCcatctccttttccttctcaaACAGCTGGATCCTGTCTTTGAGCCTCTTTTGGAAAAGCAACAAGCCagatgtgtctgttttctgcctgaTCTCACTAGGTTTCTTCTTGAAAAGTGCAttcatctgcaaaaaaaaaaaaacaacaacaaaaaaggtttGGGAAACGACTGCAAGCACATTGTTATGATGTGATTAGAAATGAAACCACTCTGTGGAGCCCTTTATATTTTCTGAATATCAATGTGCACTTATCTAGCTCCCACACAACTGAAGCAGATTACAGTGTGGTTTGCACTGGTGATCACCATTCTCCATTTCTTATTCATATGAGGAAACAGTAAATGCAACGTTATTTAGTGCTGTAGTTTCATTCAACGGTTCCTCTCTTTGGACTTGCTTTTGTATTGTATggaaatttaaaacaaatatatattcatatcaTCAGAGGTAACAGAGTGAAAGAAGTGGACATAAAGGTGACCACAGCAGAGCTGACCACAGTATTGTTTTCATACCAATGGTGTAGCTTTTACCAGAATGAGAAAGTATCAAATTCTCCATATTGGGGCTGCAAGAGCATAATACTAGAGTTCAGTATCATGTGATAATGTGTTCAccatctgtttttcattgtcttttctCCAAGCTGCCAGGGCATTGTGGAGTTTAGTTCTGGAAACAGCATAGGGTAGCACCAGGCAGCGGTCCATCACAGAGAGACACTTCTGAAACTCTAGTTTCATCTTCAGCCTGTCATCTTCAGACAGTGTGAGCTGGGACGAGCACAAGCACCTtagacataaaaagaaaaaaacaacacaccatACCAGGGTTACAGTGTGAGACTTTACATGGCAATGTTAGAGTACCTTTATGACACAGTAAGATAAAATAACCCGTGTATAGTTCTCCTGAAATCAGATGACATTTGTCATTATGCAACATCACTCACCTGAAGAAAGCTCTGCAGCGTTCCCTGAGCTCcctctgctcctgcagctctCTCTCCATGGCGTCCTGCAGAGCTTCTCTGGTGCAGCTGAGCGTGTGTAAGGCTGCCTTGCCTTCC contains the following coding sequences:
- the LOC113154740 gene encoding cytokine-like protein 1 gives rise to the protein MRLGLAALLCFFSSVLLSDCAPPTCYSRALGLSQEIMVLLDKIHTYHLTKSCAEILPPIFLNVHNSCVTAKLRDFLYVVLNHPSQQCRERPRMVILKRKIQNLYRIITRICYRDLVFLTDDCDAIDTGHHRPYYGEDRLQLLQEDR